In one Syntrophorhabdales bacterium genomic region, the following are encoded:
- a CDS encoding HAD family hydrolase: MKKVISFDLDGTLVQGKFGDMVWHRGIPGKYAEKYGVQFEEAQRIILREYEEIGDSNLLWYDVDYWLAKFGLQVSAHDLLDAYAAHIEVVPHALEVIRRLRERYRLVIASNAARIFVDKELAQAGIADHFEYVVSATSDLGMVKKEKRFYHRLAATLGITPEDLVHVGDHEIFDYQVPGSLGIECYHYNPSGESNGNVITDLRELLRRL, encoded by the coding sequence ATGAAAAAGGTGATCTCTTTCGACCTTGACGGGACGCTCGTTCAGGGGAAATTCGGCGATATGGTATGGCACCGCGGCATCCCGGGCAAATACGCCGAAAAATATGGCGTGCAATTCGAGGAAGCACAGAGAATCATCCTCAGGGAGTATGAAGAGATTGGTGACTCGAACCTGCTCTGGTATGACGTGGATTACTGGCTCGCCAAATTCGGTTTGCAGGTATCAGCACATGACTTACTGGACGCGTACGCTGCGCACATAGAGGTGGTGCCCCATGCCCTTGAGGTGATCCGCAGGCTTAGAGAGCGCTACAGGCTCGTGATAGCTTCAAATGCTGCCCGCATATTTGTGGACAAGGAGCTCGCCCAGGCAGGCATTGCAGATCATTTCGAGTATGTGGTATCAGCGACCTCAGACCTCGGCATGGTAAAGAAAGAAAAGAGATTTTATCACAGGCTTGCAGCCACTCTCGGTATTACACCAGAGGATCTTGTGCACGTGGGTGACCATGAGATTTTCGACTATCAGGTGCCGGGTTCCCTTGGGATTGAATGCTACCATTACAACCCCTCCGGCGAGAGCAATGGAAACGTCATTACTGACCTGAGGGAACTCCTGAGAAGACTGTGA
- a CDS encoding signal peptidase I, with protein sequence MAASSHTYVAYKGSSMEPLFNPGDILQVIPYAGNKIRCGDVIFYSCLSQNCSVVHRVKACEARGIRTKGDNNRRADPRIVQPHQVVGYVAYALSGQRWRRIRGGYIGSYAVKGARALERISAWARLTRSALHARSAVS encoded by the coding sequence ATGGCTGCATCCTCTCACACCTACGTCGCCTACAAAGGCTCGAGCATGGAGCCTCTCTTTAACCCCGGGGATATCCTTCAGGTTATCCCATATGCCGGCAATAAGATCAGATGCGGTGACGTGATTTTCTACTCATGTCTTTCGCAGAATTGCAGCGTCGTGCACCGCGTGAAAGCCTGCGAAGCACGCGGCATCAGAACAAAGGGGGATAACAATAGACGGGCTGATCCGCGGATTGTGCAGCCACACCAGGTCGTGGGTTATGTCGCGTACGCGTTGAGCGGACAGCGTTGGCGGCGCATCCGGGGAGGCTATATCGGTTCATATGCGGTAAAAGGAGCGCGAGCCCTTGAGCGTATCAGCGCGTGGGCCCGTCTCACTCGTTCCGCCCTTCACGCACGAAGCGCCGTCTCCTGA
- the scmF gene encoding SynChlorMet cassette radical SAM/SPASM protein ScmF, translated as MELIKSITPIPEREPEKVEQTNPSPSCSCQPRYGLNCIYFYLTEGCNLACRHCWIAPKFQGGGKSYPALPVELFESILQQAKPLGLTSVKLTGGEPLMHPQIMELLGIVRREDLGLTVETNGVLCTPELAQELKSCKNTFVSVSLDGADAETHEWMRGVNGSFEAALSGIRNLVSVGFRPQVIMSIVRRNKDQMDAVVRLAESLGAGSVKFNLVQPTARGEKMHEQGEALTIDELVELGAWTEKKLSFSTGLRLFYSHPAAFKPMSKMFGDQQGCGVCGILGILGVLANGSYALCGIGETVPELVFGHASTDRLEDVWRDSSVLNELRDGLPHEFEGICKDCLMKSMCLGSCVAQNYYRSKNLWAAFWYCEEAQKRGLFPRSRAVLADRDSGNGICPPPQGFQETALRA; from the coding sequence ATGGAGCTAATAAAATCGATCACGCCGATTCCAGAACGGGAACCAGAAAAGGTAGAACAGACAAACCCCTCCCCGTCCTGCAGTTGTCAGCCGCGTTATGGTCTCAACTGCATCTACTTCTACCTCACCGAGGGTTGTAACCTCGCCTGCCGTCACTGCTGGATTGCTCCCAAGTTCCAGGGTGGAGGGAAAAGCTATCCGGCACTCCCTGTGGAACTTTTTGAATCGATACTTCAGCAGGCAAAACCTCTCGGCCTGACCAGCGTGAAATTAACGGGTGGTGAGCCGCTTATGCACCCGCAGATCATGGAACTGCTCGGGATCGTGCGCAGGGAGGATCTGGGTCTGACGGTCGAAACGAACGGTGTTCTGTGTACCCCCGAACTGGCTCAGGAGCTCAAATCGTGCAAGAACACGTTTGTATCGGTCAGTCTTGACGGAGCCGATGCCGAGACCCATGAGTGGATGCGCGGCGTTAACGGTTCGTTTGAAGCGGCGCTCTCGGGCATCCGCAACCTTGTCTCCGTGGGTTTCAGGCCACAGGTGATCATGAGTATTGTGCGCCGAAACAAAGACCAGATGGACGCAGTGGTGAGGCTTGCCGAGTCACTGGGTGCGGGCTCTGTCAAATTCAACCTTGTGCAGCCGACTGCTAGGGGTGAGAAGATGCATGAACAGGGAGAGGCACTGACAATTGACGAACTTGTAGAGCTGGGCGCGTGGACCGAAAAGAAGCTTTCTTTCTCAACCGGCCTCCGTCTGTTTTACAGCCATCCGGCTGCTTTCAAGCCGATGAGCAAGATGTTTGGTGATCAACAGGGCTGCGGCGTCTGCGGAATCCTGGGAATCCTCGGTGTACTTGCTAATGGTTCGTATGCGCTTTGCGGTATCGGCGAGACCGTCCCTGAGCTTGTCTTTGGTCACGCTTCTACCGACAGGCTGGAAGATGTCTGGCGCGACTCCTCCGTGCTCAATGAACTGCGCGACGGCTTGCCCCACGAGTTCGAGGGCATCTGCAAAGACTGTTTGATGAAGAGTATGTGTCTCGGGAGCTGTGTTGCCCAAAACTACTATCGGAGCAAGAATTTATGGGCAGCTTTCTGGTATTGTGAAGAGGCACAGAAAAGAGGGCTTTTCCCGCGAAGCCGCGCAGTCCTCGCCGACCGGGATTCAGGCAACGGTATCTGCCCTCCACCGCAAGGTTTTCAGGAGACGGCGCTTCGTGCGTGA